A window of Clostridioides sp. ES-S-0010-02 genomic DNA:
AATTAGATTTTGGCGATGTAGCTAAAAGAACAGTAGCTTCTGCTAATGGTATTTTTGCTTCAGGAAATCCAAGTTGCATAGCTGAATCTACACAGGCTTTTACAATAACAACTGCATTTGGATAAGCTAAACCTATATCTTCACTAGCTATTACTAAAAGTCTCCTACAGATACTTATTAAATCTCCACCTTTTATAAGTCTTGCTAAATAGTGTATGGATGCCTGCGGGTCACTTCCCCTTATAGATTTTTGAAATGCACTTAAAATATCATAATGACTATCACCATTTTTATCATAGTTTATAATTTTATTAAATGTAGATTTTTTTACTACATCTGAATCTATATAGATTATGTTATCTATATTTGGTTTAGTTGAATAAACTACTAATTCTAAAGCATTTAAAGCCCTTCTCATATCTCCATCAGAGATAATAGCTATATCCTCAATAGCATCATTATTACATTCAATATCCATATAACTATCTTCATTTAAAACTTCAATTGCCCTTCTTAAGCCTTTTTCTATATCTAATTTTTCTAAAGGCTTAAATTCAAATATAGTCGCTCTACTTAGAAGAGCTTTATATACATAATGATATGGATTTTCTGTAGTACTAGCAATCAAAGTTATACTACCATTTTCCATAAATTCTAATATCGACTGCTGTTGTTTTTTATTAAAACTTTGTATCTCATCTATATATAGTAAAACCCCATTTA
This region includes:
- a CDS encoding replication-associated recombination protein A, which produces MPLADKIRPKTMNDVIGQSHIIGNGKILSKILQTNFLPNMIFFGPPGVGKTTVAEIVAEKSNKNFYKINATNSSLEDIKKVIAELGSISNINGVLLYIDEIQSFNKKQQQSILEFMENGSITLIASTTENPYHYVYKALLSRATIFEFKPLEKLDIEKGLRRAIEVLNEDSYMDIECNNDAIEDIAIISDGDMRRALNALELVVYSTKPNIDNIIYIDSDVVKKSTFNKIINYDKNGDSHYDILSAFQKSIRGSDPQASIHYLARLIKGGDLISICRRLLVIASEDIGLAYPNAVVIVKACVDSAMQLGFPEAKIPLAEATVLLATSPKSNSACMAIMKALDELDREFVKDIPNSIKDAHYSGSKDIGRGCGYKYPHNFKNHYVKQQYLPDSIKDSIYYIPQENKTEKNIKKYLEYLDSDF